The Aggregicoccus sp. 17bor-14 genome includes a region encoding these proteins:
- the treZ gene encoding malto-oligosyltrehalose trehalohydrolase, translating into MPDEDRRLTLGARPSLEGRTRFRVWAPRRERVEVCLAGAPGASAAVCLPLQRASGGYFEGELPVPTGALYTYRLDGGACFPDPASRFQPQGPHGPSQVVDPRRHAWGDAAWRGPELRGQVLYELHVGTFTREGTYAAAAHRLPQLAELGVTCLELMPLHTFPGRFNWGYDGVTLFAPCAVYGSPDDLRRFVDRAHALGLSVLLDVVYNHLGPDGNYLAQYSPGYFSTRYPGEWGDPTNFDAYPDAEGSREFFIQNACHWVSEYHFDGLRLDATQSLFDQSARHVVQELTARVREAAGPRRVLVVSENEPQDVRCVQAPEQGGHGTDALWIDDFHHTARVAALGRREAYLVDYTGTAQELLSCALRNALYQGQHYRWQQKPRGTPLLHTPAPHAVFFLQNHDQLANTLRGERLCQLAGPARARALTLLLLLLPQTPLLFMGQEWAASTPFLYFVDHKEELQPLVERGRNAFVSQFPAAREALEHEGFRIPFGEEAFRRSQLDWSECEREPHRGMRELHRKLLRLRREDPVFAAQARERLAGAVLSRDALVLRYLGDGQQGDRLLLLNLGTELDLSPCPEPLLAPEAGKLWRPLLSSEETRFGGSGMAPLEDGGRWRLPGQTACVLISEERTA; encoded by the coding sequence GTGCCGGACGAGGACCGCAGGCTGACGCTGGGTGCGCGCCCCTCGCTCGAGGGGCGCACGCGTTTCCGCGTCTGGGCGCCGCGGCGCGAGCGCGTCGAGGTGTGCCTCGCGGGTGCACCGGGCGCTTCCGCAGCCGTCTGCCTGCCGCTGCAGCGTGCGAGCGGGGGCTACTTCGAGGGCGAGCTGCCGGTGCCCACCGGCGCGCTCTACACGTACCGGCTCGATGGCGGGGCCTGCTTCCCGGACCCCGCCTCGCGCTTCCAGCCGCAGGGGCCTCACGGCCCCTCGCAAGTGGTGGACCCGCGCCGCCATGCGTGGGGGGACGCCGCCTGGCGGGGCCCCGAGCTCCGGGGCCAGGTGCTCTACGAGCTGCACGTGGGCACCTTCACGCGCGAGGGCACCTATGCGGCCGCGGCGCACCGCCTGCCGCAGCTCGCGGAGCTCGGCGTCACCTGCCTCGAGCTGATGCCGCTGCACACCTTCCCGGGCCGCTTCAACTGGGGCTACGACGGGGTCACCCTCTTCGCGCCCTGCGCCGTGTACGGCAGCCCGGACGACCTGCGCCGCTTCGTCGACCGCGCGCACGCGCTGGGGCTCTCGGTGCTGCTGGACGTCGTCTACAACCACCTGGGCCCGGACGGGAACTACCTCGCCCAGTACTCGCCCGGCTACTTCAGCACCCGCTACCCGGGCGAGTGGGGAGACCCCACCAACTTCGACGCGTACCCGGACGCCGAGGGCAGCCGCGAGTTCTTCATCCAGAACGCCTGCCACTGGGTGAGCGAGTACCACTTCGACGGGCTGCGGCTCGACGCCACCCAGAGCCTCTTCGATCAGAGCGCGCGCCACGTGGTGCAGGAGCTCACGGCGCGGGTGCGCGAGGCGGCGGGCCCCCGCCGCGTGCTCGTGGTCTCCGAGAACGAGCCCCAGGACGTGCGCTGCGTCCAAGCTCCCGAGCAGGGAGGCCACGGCACGGACGCCCTGTGGATCGACGACTTCCACCACACGGCGCGCGTGGCGGCGCTGGGGCGGCGCGAGGCGTACCTCGTGGACTACACCGGCACGGCGCAGGAGCTGCTCTCGTGCGCGCTGCGCAACGCGCTCTACCAGGGCCAGCACTACCGCTGGCAGCAGAAGCCGCGCGGGACGCCCTTGCTGCACACCCCTGCCCCGCACGCCGTCTTCTTCCTGCAGAACCACGATCAGCTCGCCAACACGCTGCGCGGCGAGCGGCTGTGCCAGCTGGCGGGCCCCGCGCGGGCGCGCGCGCTGACGCTGCTGCTGCTGCTCTTGCCGCAGACCCCGCTGCTCTTCATGGGCCAGGAGTGGGCGGCGAGCACGCCCTTCCTCTACTTCGTCGACCACAAGGAGGAGCTGCAGCCCCTGGTCGAGCGGGGCCGCAACGCCTTCGTCTCGCAGTTCCCGGCGGCGCGCGAGGCGCTGGAGCACGAGGGCTTCCGCATCCCCTTCGGCGAGGAGGCCTTCAGGCGCTCACAGCTGGACTGGAGCGAGTGCGAGCGCGAGCCGCACCGCGGCATGCGCGAGCTGCACCGTAAGCTGCTGCGGCTGCGGCGCGAGGACCCGGTGTTCGCGGCCCAGGCGCGCGAGCGGCTCGCGGGCGCGGTGCTCTCGCGCGACGCGCTGGTGCTGCGCTACCTGGGGGACGGGCAGCAGGGCGACCGGCTGCTGCTCTTGAACCTGGGGACCGAGCTGGACCTGTCCCCCTGCCCGGAGCCCCTGCTGGCGCCGGAGGCGGGAAAGCTTTGGCGCCCGCTGCTGTCTTCAGAGGAGACCCGCTTCGGCGGGAGCGGAATGGCGCCGCTCGAGGACGGGGGCCGCTGGCGACTCCCGGGGCAGACGGCCTGCGTACTCATCAGTGAGGAGAGGACCGCGTGA
- a CDS encoding GNAT family N-acetyltransferase: MEALQLSAPQEAAAPAPQARVQVVTDRAAFMALEPEWNALVSQTGDELFYRHEFLRVWLDNFAPGAQLRVLTLREPDGSLSAALPLLLEKSNMYGAPVRQLVSAANPHSCRFDVVAREPEAAAQAFLAHLRQDRGWDVLRLNDVPEGGAGWQLHAAAARAGLATGSWESLQSPYFPLPARHDAFLATLQSKFKANCRRRRKKLEERGQVRFERYDGGVELDAKLEEGFALEASGWKGQRGTAMAQDVRTRGFYTELARESARNGRLTLYFLRLDDRAVAFQFGLTHGERYLLLKPGYDERLKECSPGQLLMEEAVRDCIARGVREFDFLGPDMVWKRDWTDKVRRHTWLYLFNDTAFARALCTAKFRWAPAAKEAAKEVVSRWKK; encoded by the coding sequence ATGGAAGCCCTTCAGCTGAGCGCCCCGCAGGAAGCCGCCGCCCCCGCGCCCCAGGCGCGCGTGCAGGTGGTGACCGACCGGGCCGCCTTCATGGCCCTCGAGCCCGAGTGGAACGCGCTGGTCTCCCAGACGGGTGACGAGCTCTTCTACCGCCACGAGTTCCTGCGGGTGTGGCTGGACAACTTCGCCCCCGGCGCGCAGCTGCGCGTGCTCACCCTGCGTGAGCCGGACGGGAGCCTCTCGGCCGCGCTGCCCCTGCTGCTCGAGAAGAGCAACATGTACGGCGCCCCGGTGCGCCAGCTGGTCTCCGCGGCGAACCCGCACTCCTGCCGCTTCGACGTCGTGGCGCGCGAGCCCGAGGCCGCGGCGCAGGCCTTCCTCGCGCACCTGCGCCAGGACCGCGGCTGGGACGTGCTGCGCCTCAACGACGTGCCCGAGGGCGGCGCGGGCTGGCAGCTGCACGCGGCGGCCGCCAGGGCGGGGCTCGCCACCGGCAGCTGGGAGTCTCTGCAGTCGCCGTACTTCCCACTCCCTGCCCGCCACGACGCCTTCCTCGCCACGCTGCAGTCCAAGTTCAAGGCCAACTGCCGCCGCCGCCGCAAGAAGCTGGAGGAGCGCGGGCAGGTGCGCTTCGAGCGCTACGACGGCGGCGTGGAGCTGGACGCGAAGCTGGAGGAGGGCTTCGCCCTGGAGGCGAGCGGCTGGAAGGGCCAGCGCGGCACCGCCATGGCGCAGGACGTGCGCACGCGCGGCTTCTACACGGAGCTCGCGCGCGAGAGCGCCCGCAACGGCCGCCTCACGCTCTACTTCCTGCGCCTGGACGACCGCGCCGTCGCCTTCCAGTTCGGCCTCACGCACGGCGAGCGCTACCTGCTGCTCAAGCCCGGCTACGACGAGCGCCTGAAGGAGTGCAGCCCCGGCCAGCTCCTGATGGAGGAGGCCGTGCGCGACTGCATCGCGCGCGGGGTGCGCGAGTTCGACTTCCTGGGGCCGGACATGGTGTGGAAGCGCGACTGGACGGACAAGGTCCGCCGCCACACCTGGCTCTACCTGTTCAACGACACGGCCTTCGCGCGCGCGCTGTGCACCGCGAAGTTCCGCTGGGCTCCTGCCGCCAAGGAAGCGGCGAAAGAGGTGGTGTCGCGATGGAAGAAGTGA
- a CDS encoding CpsD/CapB family tyrosine-protein kinase, protein MDQTMERAGNFLPRVDESVTGNEVDRRLVSLTAPASAAAEQYRSLYYRLERMRELRPMKVIAFTSAMPGEGKTVSAVNLALAAARANPDRRILLVDADLRRSNVGTVLGIKSKPGLSELLAGEVEVRDVVRRFAATRLAILPAGGVPEEPTQVLASSRMKQLLKAVRESFDEIYVDLPPSLPFADAGILAHQADGVLMVIRANVTPVKAVNQAVEQLGGAPVLGCILNGAETHTTPYLKNYLKK, encoded by the coding sequence ATGGATCAGACGATGGAGCGGGCGGGCAACTTCCTTCCCCGCGTGGACGAGAGCGTGACGGGGAACGAGGTGGACCGCCGTCTGGTCAGCCTCACCGCCCCGGCCTCGGCGGCGGCCGAGCAGTACCGCAGCCTCTACTATCGGCTCGAGCGCATGCGCGAGCTGCGGCCCATGAAGGTCATCGCCTTCACCAGCGCGATGCCCGGCGAGGGCAAGACGGTGTCGGCGGTGAACCTGGCGCTCGCCGCCGCGCGGGCGAACCCGGACCGCCGCATCCTGCTCGTCGACGCGGACCTGCGCCGCAGCAACGTGGGCACCGTGCTCGGCATCAAGAGCAAGCCGGGCCTCAGCGAGCTGCTCGCGGGCGAGGTCGAGGTGCGCGACGTGGTGCGCCGCTTCGCCGCCACCCGGCTGGCCATCCTGCCCGCCGGCGGCGTGCCGGAGGAGCCCACCCAGGTGCTCGCGAGCTCGCGCATGAAGCAGCTGCTCAAGGCGGTGCGCGAGAGCTTCGACGAGATCTACGTGGACCTGCCTCCCTCGCTGCCCTTCGCCGACGCGGGCATCCTCGCGCACCAGGCGGACGGCGTGCTCATGGTCATCCGCGCGAACGTGACGCCGGTGAAGGCCGTGAACCAGGCGGTGGAGCAGCTCGGGGGCGCGCCGGTGCTCGGCTGCATCCTCAACGGCGCGGAGACGCACACCACGCCGTACCTGAAGAACTACCTCAAGAAGTAG
- the yvcK gene encoding gluconeogenesis factor YvcK family protein yields MSGLHSEIPLNGLHDALERAAREEQQRNELLNRPLEQRPTQIVAMGGGTGLPMVLRGLARRAEPRLGEPGLDITAVVAMSDDGGSSGRLRRDHGALPPGDIRNCLVALAGGKKSALGEVFQYRFGGAKGLAGHAVGNLLIAALAELKGDFLEAVRLSGELLGAKGQVLPSTLAPVQLVAQMEDFTEVVGERAIARAQGRVRRVSLSPRSPPPVDGLIEAIHSADLITIGPGSLYSSVLPNLLVDGVARALKETRALKVMVANLMTQPGETDGMDCLDHVRAVLDHVGPVLDAVLVNGTVPEPEAIRRYARRGAFPVTVDRRALISAGVIPVEADLLKEGSKIRHDSRKVARCLLKMARSGL; encoded by the coding sequence ATGTCAGGGTTGCACTCGGAGATTCCACTGAACGGGCTGCACGACGCGCTGGAGCGCGCCGCGCGGGAGGAGCAGCAGCGCAACGAGCTGCTCAACCGCCCGCTGGAGCAGCGCCCCACGCAGATCGTCGCCATGGGCGGCGGCACGGGGCTGCCCATGGTGCTGCGGGGGCTGGCGCGCCGCGCCGAGCCGCGGCTGGGGGAGCCGGGACTGGACATCACCGCGGTGGTGGCGATGAGCGACGACGGCGGCAGCAGCGGCCGGCTGCGCCGCGACCACGGCGCGCTGCCGCCGGGCGACATCCGCAACTGCCTCGTGGCGCTGGCGGGTGGGAAGAAGAGCGCCCTGGGCGAGGTGTTCCAGTACCGCTTCGGGGGTGCGAAGGGGCTCGCGGGCCACGCGGTGGGGAATCTCCTGATCGCCGCGCTCGCCGAGCTCAAGGGGGACTTCCTCGAGGCGGTGCGCCTGAGCGGGGAGCTCTTGGGCGCCAAGGGGCAGGTGCTGCCCAGCACGCTCGCACCGGTGCAGCTGGTGGCCCAGATGGAGGACTTCACCGAGGTCGTGGGCGAGCGGGCGATCGCGCGCGCCCAGGGCCGCGTGCGCCGGGTGAGCCTCAGCCCGCGCAGCCCCCCGCCGGTGGACGGGCTCATCGAGGCCATCCACAGCGCGGACCTCATCACCATCGGCCCCGGCTCGCTCTACTCGAGCGTGCTGCCCAACCTGCTGGTGGACGGGGTCGCGCGCGCGCTCAAGGAGACGCGGGCGCTCAAGGTGATGGTGGCCAACCTCATGACCCAGCCGGGCGAGACGGACGGCATGGACTGCCTGGATCACGTGCGCGCGGTGCTGGATCACGTGGGCCCCGTGCTGGACGCCGTGCTGGTCAACGGCACCGTGCCGGAGCCCGAGGCCATCCGCCGCTACGCGCGCCGCGGCGCCTTCCCGGTGACGGTGGACCGCCGCGCCCTCATCAGCGCGGGGGTGATCCCGGTCGAGGCGGACCTGCTCAAGGAAGGGTCCAAGATCCGACACGACAGCCGCAAGGTCGCGCGCTGCCTCCTGAAGATGGCGCGCAGCGGCTTGTAG
- a CDS encoding Wzz/FepE/Etk N-terminal domain-containing protein, whose amino-acid sequence MERGMTADQMLAALWRRRALVGAIAVAAFIMGAAVVMTRPNVYQATAVVRVEPQRPAEEMVQHTVSELIEQRLLTVRQELMARPVLQKAIEEMNLYPNIVSEDGIDAAVDAMRKDLEVRVEGENAFEITYSSHEKETAAKVANRLPAIFAEETLKLRQAQAARATQLFQDEMGSLSKSVTEWERKIAQFKVDHMGELPEQMEMNMRGLERISQQLQTKSEELRIAEARRSDLARARNAADSEAGRLELAEDTLTKDLVTAKTTWTADHPEIKRLSAELDAMSAKRKDAESRMFAERAERTRVAQLITDIQQSIGDLQKQAETYQKRLDQTPRWAHELGVLNRDYEIARTKYQSVVSRKVEAELAEDLEAKSAKSLFNVISPAGVPFSPAKPDRMGGLMISLLVALGLGVLTGVVMEMRDDSIRDSSEIKERLTLPVLAVVPNMQGKSERRVLMPAPASRNGISSPGSLN is encoded by the coding sequence ATGGAGCGTGGGATGACGGCAGACCAGATGTTGGCGGCCCTGTGGCGCCGCAGGGCTCTGGTGGGAGCCATCGCAGTGGCGGCGTTCATCATGGGAGCGGCAGTCGTGATGACCCGCCCCAACGTGTACCAGGCGACCGCCGTGGTGCGCGTGGAGCCGCAGCGGCCGGCCGAGGAGATGGTGCAGCACACCGTGAGCGAGCTCATCGAGCAGCGCCTGCTCACCGTGCGCCAGGAGCTGATGGCGCGCCCCGTGCTGCAGAAGGCCATCGAGGAGATGAACCTCTACCCGAACATCGTGAGCGAGGACGGGATCGACGCCGCGGTGGACGCCATGCGCAAGGACCTGGAGGTGCGCGTGGAGGGTGAGAACGCCTTCGAGATCACCTACTCGAGCCACGAGAAGGAGACGGCCGCCAAGGTGGCCAACCGCCTTCCCGCCATCTTCGCCGAGGAGACGCTGAAGCTGCGCCAGGCTCAGGCCGCGCGCGCCACCCAGCTCTTCCAGGACGAGATGGGCTCGCTCTCCAAGAGCGTCACCGAGTGGGAGCGCAAGATCGCCCAGTTCAAGGTGGACCACATGGGTGAGCTGCCCGAGCAGATGGAGATGAACATGCGCGGCCTGGAGCGCATCAGCCAGCAGCTGCAGACCAAGAGCGAGGAGCTGCGCATCGCCGAGGCGCGCCGCTCCGACCTGGCCCGCGCCCGCAACGCGGCGGACAGCGAGGCCGGCCGCCTCGAGCTCGCCGAGGACACCCTCACCAAGGACCTGGTCACCGCGAAGACCACCTGGACCGCGGATCACCCGGAGATCAAGCGCCTGTCCGCCGAGCTCGACGCGATGAGCGCCAAGCGCAAGGACGCCGAGAGCCGCATGTTCGCCGAGCGCGCGGAGCGCACCCGCGTGGCGCAGCTCATCACCGACATCCAGCAGAGCATCGGTGACCTGCAGAAGCAGGCCGAGACCTACCAGAAGCGCCTGGACCAGACCCCGCGCTGGGCCCACGAGCTGGGCGTGCTCAACCGCGACTACGAGATCGCCCGCACCAAGTACCAGAGCGTGGTGAGCCGCAAGGTGGAGGCCGAGCTCGCCGAGGACCTCGAGGCCAAGAGCGCCAAGAGCCTCTTCAACGTCATCTCCCCGGCCGGCGTGCCCTTCAGCCCCGCCAAGCCGGACCGCATGGGCGGCCTGATGATCAGCCTGCTCGTGGCCCTGGGCCTCGGCGTGCTCACCGGCGTGGTGATGGAGATGCGCGACGACAGTATCCGCGACAGCAGCGAGATCAAGGAGCGCCTCACGCTGCCGGTGCTCGCGGTGGTGCCGAACATGCAGGGCAAGAGCGAGCGGCGGGTGCTGATGCCCGCTCCTGCGTCCCGGAACGGAATTTCTTCCCCGGGGTCCCTGAACTAG
- a CDS encoding sugar transferase, giving the protein MLRVFHHYFSARKLAFFLAESSAIALACLIGAVGLAAALAPAGEPLQWHHFAPALLILSAAFVATFQFTLYLLDLYDLRVATEDRRRGYRFLKAAGATAVVVGVLMMLVPLLVHVSMPPGALLGGAMGALAGTLTVRAAMHAVVGEPARVLVVGNGVKARQVALAIEEGGEDSFRVVAMVDPRTASESIDATAERLGAEYVVQAADDMRGVNWMEALLRCRLNGLRVYDAIGFCERVLRRIPVAHLRASDFAFADELTVSPLRRGLKRAFDIAVSSVLVLLAAPFLLLVAVAIKLDSKGPLFYRQERTGLAGRSYFLWKFRSMRTDAEKDGAVWAKANDDRVTRVGRFIRKTRIDEIPQVFNVLLGDMSFVGPRPERPVFIEQLKKQIPFYGLREAVKPGITGWAQIRYPYGASVEDSRNKLEFDLYYVKNGSLFLDIGIIFHTVRHVLLARGAR; this is encoded by the coding sequence GTGCTTCGCGTTTTCCATCACTACTTCTCGGCCAGGAAGCTGGCCTTCTTTCTCGCAGAGAGCTCGGCCATCGCGCTCGCGTGCCTCATCGGCGCGGTGGGGCTGGCGGCGGCGCTCGCCCCGGCGGGTGAGCCCCTGCAGTGGCACCACTTCGCGCCGGCGCTGCTGATCCTCAGCGCGGCCTTCGTGGCCACCTTCCAGTTCACGCTGTACCTGCTGGATCTCTACGACTTGCGCGTGGCCACCGAGGACCGCCGCCGCGGCTACCGCTTCCTCAAGGCGGCCGGAGCGACGGCCGTGGTGGTGGGCGTGCTGATGATGCTCGTCCCGCTGCTCGTGCACGTGAGCATGCCGCCGGGGGCGCTCCTGGGCGGGGCGATGGGCGCGCTCGCCGGCACCCTCACGGTGCGCGCCGCGATGCACGCGGTGGTGGGCGAGCCCGCGCGCGTGCTGGTGGTGGGCAACGGCGTGAAGGCGCGCCAGGTGGCGCTCGCGATCGAGGAGGGCGGCGAGGACAGCTTCCGCGTGGTGGCCATGGTGGACCCGCGCACCGCGAGCGAGAGCATCGACGCGACGGCGGAGCGCCTCGGCGCCGAGTACGTGGTGCAGGCCGCGGACGACATGCGCGGCGTGAACTGGATGGAGGCGCTGCTGCGCTGCCGGCTCAACGGCCTGCGCGTCTACGACGCCATCGGCTTCTGCGAGCGCGTGCTGCGCCGCATCCCGGTCGCGCACCTGCGCGCGAGCGACTTCGCCTTCGCGGACGAGCTCACCGTGTCGCCCCTGCGCCGCGGGCTCAAGCGCGCCTTCGACATCGCGGTGTCCAGCGTGCTGGTGCTGCTCGCCGCGCCCTTCCTCCTGCTGGTGGCGGTGGCCATCAAGCTGGACTCCAAGGGCCCGCTCTTCTACCGGCAGGAGCGCACGGGGCTCGCCGGGCGCAGCTACTTCCTCTGGAAGTTCCGCAGCATGCGCACGGATGCGGAGAAGGACGGCGCGGTGTGGGCCAAGGCCAACGACGACCGCGTCACCCGCGTGGGGCGCTTCATCCGCAAGACGCGCATCGACGAGATCCCCCAGGTGTTCAACGTGCTGCTCGGGGACATGAGCTTCGTGGGCCCGCGCCCCGAGCGCCCCGTGTTCATCGAGCAGCTCAAGAAGCAGATCCCCTTCTACGGCCTGCGCGAGGCGGTGAAGCCGGGCATCACCGGCTGGGCGCAGATCCGCTACCCCTACGGGGCCTCGGTGGAGGACTCGCGCAACAAGCTCGAGTTCGACCTCTACTACGTGAAGAACGGGAGCCTGTTCCTGGACATCGGGATCATCTTCCACACCGTGCGCCACGTGCTGCTGGCGCGAGGGGCGCGGTAG
- a CDS encoding DegT/DnrJ/EryC1/StrS family aminotransferase, producing MEEVKSNAGRMFVPSLPTLWPSMLLARKDVGGFLPFASPSVRYFYFARNAVWLTVKMLGLDQGGGEVLVPAYHHGVEIEALVDAGVTPRFYRVGSRWDVDLADVERRIGPKTRALYLIHYAGFPGPAAEMRALADKHGLPLIEDCALSLLSSDGTVPLGSTGDVGIFCLYKTLPVPNGGAMVINGPRQYSVPEPPAPPTTSTFSHTVGSLLQNLELRGGSVGRALRAAIRGVGRGTVKAASIERVATGTQHFNRKHVDLGMSPLTKRIALAQDLASVVEQRRRNYFYLLARLRDVSPPLFNQLAPGVCPLFYPMVVENKPALLENLRARGIDAIDFWKYFHPACNASEFPEVAELRRTILEIPCHQDFGPDEMAQIADAVRDALVQTRPQRSRAG from the coding sequence ATGGAAGAAGTGAAGAGCAACGCCGGGCGCATGTTCGTTCCGTCCCTGCCGACGCTGTGGCCCAGCATGCTGCTCGCGCGCAAGGACGTGGGCGGCTTCCTGCCCTTCGCCTCGCCGTCCGTGCGCTACTTCTACTTCGCGCGCAACGCGGTGTGGCTCACGGTGAAGATGCTGGGGCTGGACCAGGGTGGGGGAGAGGTCCTGGTCCCCGCCTACCACCACGGCGTGGAGATCGAGGCGCTGGTGGACGCCGGCGTCACCCCGCGCTTCTACCGCGTGGGCAGCCGCTGGGACGTGGACCTCGCGGACGTGGAGCGGCGCATCGGTCCGAAGACGCGCGCGCTCTACCTCATCCACTACGCGGGCTTCCCGGGCCCCGCGGCCGAGATGCGCGCCCTCGCCGACAAGCACGGGCTGCCCCTCATCGAGGACTGCGCGCTGTCCTTGCTCTCCTCGGACGGCACCGTGCCGCTGGGCAGCACGGGTGACGTGGGCATCTTCTGCCTCTACAAGACCCTGCCGGTGCCCAACGGCGGCGCCATGGTGATCAACGGCCCGCGCCAGTACAGCGTGCCCGAGCCGCCCGCGCCTCCCACCACCAGCACCTTCAGCCACACGGTGGGCTCGCTGCTGCAGAACCTCGAGCTGCGCGGCGGCAGCGTGGGCCGCGCGCTGCGCGCCGCCATCCGCGGGGTGGGCCGGGGCACGGTGAAGGCCGCGAGCATCGAGCGCGTGGCCACCGGCACCCAGCACTTCAACCGCAAGCACGTGGACCTGGGCATGAGCCCGCTCACCAAGCGCATCGCGCTCGCGCAGGACCTGGCGAGCGTGGTGGAGCAGCGGCGGCGCAACTACTTCTACCTGCTCGCGCGCCTGCGCGACGTGTCCCCGCCGCTCTTCAACCAGCTCGCCCCCGGCGTCTGCCCGCTCTTCTACCCGATGGTGGTGGAGAACAAGCCCGCCCTGCTCGAGAACCTGCGCGCGCGCGGCATCGACGCCATCGACTTCTGGAAGTACTTCCACCCCGCCTGCAACGCCTCCGAGTTCCCGGAGGTCGCCGAGCTGCGGCGCACGATCCTGGAGATTCCCTGCCACCAGGACTTCGGTCCTGACGAGATGGCGCAGATCGCCGACGCCGTGCGCGACGCGCTGGTGCAGACCCGTCCCCAGCGCTCGCGTGCCGGCTGA
- a CDS encoding polysaccharide biosynthesis/export family protein, with amino-acid sequence MFKKSARAMAVMGFGMLLLSGCAHQQAPQVDNSEKPFRIGREDVLDIAVWRDPDLSRVLPVRPDGFITMPMAGELMAAGKTPGELENEIKEKLKPYVQEPRVNVIVREVNSSRVFVTGEVTHPGAYPLRGRVSLLQVLAQAGGFTDFADSDEIVVIRTSTDAGAKSQRIPVRYSDLVKGDAQEKYDVILRPGDTIVVP; translated from the coding sequence ATGTTCAAGAAGAGCGCGAGGGCGATGGCGGTGATGGGGTTCGGGATGCTCCTCCTTTCGGGATGCGCCCACCAGCAGGCCCCCCAGGTGGACAACTCGGAGAAGCCGTTCCGCATCGGGCGCGAGGACGTGCTCGACATCGCGGTGTGGCGCGATCCGGACCTCTCCCGGGTGCTCCCGGTGCGGCCGGACGGCTTCATCACCATGCCCATGGCGGGTGAGCTGATGGCCGCGGGCAAGACGCCCGGCGAGCTGGAGAACGAGATCAAGGAGAAGCTCAAGCCGTACGTGCAGGAGCCGCGCGTGAACGTGATCGTGCGCGAGGTGAACAGCAGCCGCGTGTTCGTCACCGGCGAGGTGACGCACCCGGGTGCCTACCCGCTGCGCGGCCGCGTCTCGCTGCTGCAGGTGCTCGCGCAGGCGGGCGGCTTCACCGACTTCGCGGACTCGGACGAGATCGTGGTCATCCGCACCTCCACGGACGCGGGCGCCAAGAGCCAGCGCATCCCGGTGCGCTACAGCGACCTGGTGAAGGGGGACGCGCAGGAGAAGTACGACGTCATCCTGCGCCCGGGCGACACCATCGTCGTTCCGTAG